TAATAAAATTGCGGCGGTGGGATTGGATAAATTAGGACGCGATAATTACGAAATCGCAAGCGAAGTGTCAAATCCCGACGGAATAATTTTACGCAGTTTCAAAATGCACGACATGGAACTGCCCAAATCGTTAAAAGCGGTTGCGCGGGCGGGTGCGGGAGTAAATAATATTCCGATTGAAAAATGTACGCAAAACGGAATTGTCGTTTTCAATACTCCTGGAGCAAACGCAAACGGAGTTAAGGAATTGGCGATTGCGGCGCTGCTTATTTCTTCAAGGGACATTATCGGCGGAGTAAATTGGGTTCAGACGCTCAAAGGACAAGGGGACGAAGTTCCTAATTCGGTCGAAAAAGGAAAAGCGGAATTCGGCGGATGCGAAATTAAAGGCAAAACGATGGGGGTAATCGGATTAGGCGCAATCGGCGTTTTAGTCGCTAACGCCGCCGCCGAACTCGGAATGAACGTTGTCGGTTGCGACCCGTATATTTCCATCGAGGCGGCTTGGGGACTTTCTCCGAAAGTGAAAAGAGCGAACGCGCTGGAAGCGCTGATTCGCGAATCGGATTATATCTCAATTCATGTTCCGTATATTGACGCTACAAAAGGGATGTTCAATCAGGAAAAGTTGTCGCTTTGTAAAGACGGCGTACGAATAAT
Above is a genomic segment from Chitinispirillales bacterium containing:
- a CDS encoding phosphoglycerate dehydrogenase, with translation MYKIQTLNKIAAVGLDKLGRDNYEIASEVSNPDGIILRSFKMHDMELPKSLKAVARAGAGVNNIPIEKCTQNGIVVFNTPGANANGVKELAIAALLISSRDIIGGVNWVQTLKGQGDEVPNSVEKGKAEFGGCEIKGKTMGVIGLGAIGVLVANAAAELGMNVVGCDPYISIEAAWGLSPKVKRANALEALIRESDYISIHVPYIDATKGMFNQEKLSLCKDGVRIINLARGGLVVNKDMKAALESGKIAYYVTDFPDEEVITYKNVIALPHIGASTEESEDNCAIMAALEIKDYLENGNIKNSVNFPDVCVDRNPAKTRITIANKNIPNMVGQISSLLACAGINISEMVNKHLDEIAYNIIDTDSKVTDDVVAKISAIDGVISVRVI